One segment of Leptospiraceae bacterium DNA contains the following:
- a CDS encoding STAS domain-containing protein → MSIEIKITNQTNHCKISLVGRCTIYTVSKLKESFIEVIAANQNILIDLEKVTDFDTAGLQLFIAAKNMGTRENKKIKFISHPVCIIALFDLYGLTSFFGDKIILTAEEKEQFVFSYGIKKLPSYIY, encoded by the coding sequence ATGAGTATTGAAATAAAAATAACTAACCAAACTAATCATTGTAAAATATCATTAGTTGGAAGGTGTACGATATACACAGTTTCAAAATTAAAAGAAAGTTTCATTGAAGTTATTGCGGCTAATCAAAATATATTGATAGATCTAGAAAAAGTAACGGACTTTGATACGGCCGGATTACAGCTATTTATCGCTGCAAAGAATATGGGAACAAGAGAAAACAAAAAAATAAAATTCATTTCTCATCCAGTTTGCATAATTGCACTATTTGATTTATATGGACTCACAAGTTTTTTTGGCGACAAAATAATCTTAACCGCTGAAGAAAAAGAGCAATTTGTATTTAGTTATGGGATAAAAAAACTTCCTTCTTACATTTACTAA
- a CDS encoding response regulator, giving the protein MSKKILIIDDSAVFRKVVSMNLKHAGYEVIEAIDGVDALAKLPTVKPNLIVCDVNMPNMDGLTFVSRVRADEENRFIPIIMLTTESQEDKKRKGMEAGAKAWLVKPFAPEQLLTAISKLMH; this is encoded by the coding sequence TTGTCGAAGAAAATTTTGATTATAGATGATTCTGCTGTATTTCGGAAAGTTGTATCCATGAATTTAAAACATGCAGGTTATGAAGTTATAGAAGCTATAGATGGTGTAGATGCACTTGCAAAATTACCTACAGTGAAACCCAATTTAATAGTATGTGATGTAAATATGCCGAACATGGATGGACTAACGTTTGTCTCCAGAGTCAGAGCTGATGAAGAAAATAGATTTATTCCTATTATTATGCTAACTACAGAATCGCAAGAAGACAAAAAAAGAAAGGGAATGGAAGCTGGTGCGAAAGCATGGCTAGTTAAACCATTTGCTCCGGAACAATTACTTACTGCTATATCCAAATTAATGCATTAA
- a CDS encoding response regulator: protein MNTNIKIPRYPVLIVEDKKENQVLLQSICHQLGIATETAENGQIALDLVHSKKFSLYIVDLMLPVMDGKTFIELLKHTDTNAVIIIQSALDASDTIIEVMRLGVFDYIVKPIDIDLFRHTLSKALEYKYLKDIESELFLNESMKLRGQLEWLNYKETLRLTGKDSYQKNSIFNLTTSLSQGGGVGITISLLDMLKMDMVAQGDTYIVNKEILDTLYENNEYSRRVLFGLASVVELMEQSFTMATMDGVKLVKDIPVFLKTILPFMKNKNITVAFPSVNTNCTIDIDIEKFKLVIEELLINAYKYSVSSSRIDIFAHVTGTYFCITFKNEIDENSYGGIPPEKEKLVLEPFFRIHPPVEDILEVEKFSLGLGLTVVDFIINKHNGMFFIHNAVDHTGKRKTNCVLAEIFLPIKMERS from the coding sequence ATGAACACTAATATAAAAATTCCACGGTATCCTGTCTTAATTGTTGAAGATAAAAAAGAAAACCAAGTTTTACTGCAAAGTATTTGTCATCAATTGGGTATTGCGACAGAGACCGCTGAAAATGGTCAAATAGCCCTCGATTTAGTTCACTCTAAAAAATTTTCTCTCTATATAGTAGATTTAATGCTCCCAGTCATGGATGGGAAAACATTTATTGAATTACTAAAACATACTGATACAAATGCAGTAATAATTATTCAGTCAGCCTTGGATGCGTCGGACACCATTATTGAAGTAATGAGGTTGGGTGTATTTGACTACATTGTAAAACCAATTGATATAGATTTATTTCGTCATACTTTAAGCAAAGCACTGGAATATAAATATTTGAAGGACATTGAGTCTGAGTTATTTTTAAATGAAAGTATGAAGTTACGTGGGCAATTGGAATGGCTCAATTACAAAGAAACGTTAAGGTTAACAGGAAAAGATTCGTATCAAAAAAATTCTATTTTTAATTTAACAACTTCCCTTTCACAAGGTGGAGGAGTTGGGATTACAATTTCGCTATTGGATATGTTAAAAATGGATATGGTAGCACAAGGTGATACTTACATTGTAAATAAAGAAATACTAGATACACTTTATGAAAATAATGAATATAGCCGGAGAGTTTTATTCGGTTTAGCATCTGTCGTGGAATTAATGGAGCAATCCTTCACAATGGCAACTATGGATGGAGTAAAATTAGTTAAGGACATTCCTGTTTTTCTTAAAACGATACTTCCTTTTATGAAGAATAAAAACATTACAGTTGCATTTCCAAGTGTAAATACTAATTGTACAATTGATATTGATATCGAAAAATTTAAATTAGTTATAGAAGAATTATTAATCAATGCATATAAATACTCTGTTTCATCGAGTCGAATAGACATTTTTGCTCATGTGACTGGTACTTATTTTTGTATTACATTCAAAAATGAGATTGATGAAAATTCGTATGGTGGAATTCCTCCCGAAAAAGAGAAACTTGTTTTAGAGCCCTTTTTTCGGATTCATCCTCCAGTGGAAGATATTTTAGAAGTTGAGAAATTTAGTCTAGGTTTAGGGCTTACAGTGGTCGATTTTATAATAAATAAGCACAATGGAATGTTTTTTATTCATAATGCAGTTGACCATACTGGTAAAAGAAAAACAAACTGCGTACTAGCTGAAATCTTTTTACCGATTAAGATGGAAAGGAGTTAA
- a CDS encoding response regulator, producing MDKILIIEDDELIRENMRELFSNEGYDVYTAINGRIGLENAKLIFPEIIISDIMMPEMDGFQVYQEMRENPQLSVIPFIFLSALSDKVSHRHGMSMGADDYITKPFVNSELLEAVKNRIAKSKLAKKSMDDLKLNLVNTVPHEFFTPLNSVLGFSQLLIDAAKEEENLSKREVLEFSEYINIAGKRLLRLTRNYILFSELTLATDRSFLQVDTLIKGHLDLPDFIMEIAKSYNRENDLSIKLEEMNVKISSFHLKKIIEELIDNAIKFSKANSKISVYGFKEGIYYNLVVEDLGRGMNPGEIQKVASFVQFERNKMEQAGLGLGLSLVKKILSIFHGEFQMESEKGKGTKTIAKIQVYEDLNV from the coding sequence ATGGATAAAATATTAATTATTGAAGACGACGAATTAATTCGAGAAAATATGCGTGAACTATTTTCTAATGAAGGTTACGATGTATATACCGCAATAAATGGAAGAATTGGTTTAGAAAATGCCAAATTAATATTTCCAGAAATTATTATTTCAGATATAATGATGCCAGAAATGGATGGATTTCAAGTTTACCAAGAAATGCGAGAAAATCCTCAACTATCAGTGATCCCATTTATTTTTTTATCTGCTCTTTCTGATAAAGTTAGTCATCGCCATGGTATGTCAATGGGAGCTGATGATTATATTACTAAACCATTTGTAAATTCTGAATTATTAGAAGCTGTAAAAAACAGAATCGCTAAAAGTAAATTAGCAAAAAAGTCTATGGACGATTTAAAGTTAAACTTAGTAAATACTGTTCCGCATGAGTTTTTTACACCTTTGAATTCAGTTTTAGGTTTTTCTCAATTATTAATAGATGCAGCCAAAGAAGAGGAAAACTTATCTAAACGAGAAGTTTTGGAATTTAGTGAATATATAAATATTGCAGGGAAAAGGCTATTGCGTCTAACGCGTAATTATATTTTATTTTCAGAATTGACACTTGCTACTGATCGAAGTTTTTTACAAGTTGATACTCTAATAAAAGGTCACTTAGATTTACCTGATTTCATTATGGAAATTGCAAAATCCTATAATCGTGAAAATGACTTATCTATTAAATTAGAAGAAATGAATGTTAAAATATCTAGTTTTCATTTGAAAAAAATAATCGAAGAATTAATTGACAACGCTATAAAATTTTCGAAAGCCAATTCAAAAATCTCAGTATATGGGTTTAAGGAAGGAATTTATTACAACTTAGTGGTCGAGGATTTAGGACGAGGGATGAATCCGGGAGAAATTCAAAAGGTTGCGTCATTTGTTCAGTTTGAAAGAAATAAAATGGAACAGGCAGGTCTTGGGCTTGGTTTATCTTTGGTTAAAAAAATTCTAAGTATCTTTCATGGAGAATTTCAAATGGAAAGTGAAAAAGGAAAAGGAACGAAAACGATAGCGAAAATTCAAGTATATGAAGACCTGAATGTTTGA
- a CDS encoding PAS domain-containing sensor histidine kinase — translation MSALKETLILNSLLNSTKSIIYFYDLENNRIRFLNQGIYTDLGYDRIESDTVSQEKFFEMIHEDDRANYLSYIESVVFGREKKYSVVDYRIRTKRGDWRWYTDTISILNGGMGIEKELIGYAVDISSFKRKEETYLREEIRLKAILENTREYYFFLDLEFKILSLNKNAKNFLQSRLGRSIFEGYSILECLPLEKEEIFVEKFNYALSGQIIQYESHFFNNNEKEWFQLRYLPVRDKKGKITGVCFVFMDITDIRYTNERLIQLNRNLENIVSERTKELKDEVAQRKKTEDRLIIALEKEKELNELKSKFITMVSHEFRTPMTVISMSSQILENYGDTYNKSDRDKHYKRIKDAILSLNNLMEGVLSISRAEASNIPFAPKKVHLEKFLQNLILNYETIHSKYEFILTIEKNERTHYSLDLNLLSHILDNILNNAIKYSPNKNLIKIDVKFPKKYIEFVIKDFGLGIPKEDQSQIFQSFYRGKNVGNISGTGLGLNLVKTFVELHNGKIFFESSELDGTQFHVIIPQDV, via the coding sequence ATGTCAGCTTTAAAAGAAACACTTATACTCAATTCACTTTTAAATTCAACTAAAAGTATTATATATTTCTATGATTTAGAAAACAATAGAATCCGTTTTTTAAATCAAGGAATTTATACTGATTTAGGATATGATAGAATTGAATCAGATACGGTTTCGCAAGAAAAATTTTTTGAAATGATTCACGAAGATGATAGAGCAAATTATTTATCGTATATAGAGTCTGTTGTATTCGGAAGAGAAAAAAAATATTCTGTCGTTGATTATCGCATTCGAACCAAACGAGGGGATTGGAGATGGTACACCGATACTATTTCCATACTAAATGGTGGAATGGGTATTGAAAAAGAACTGATTGGATACGCAGTCGACATATCATCCTTTAAAAGAAAAGAAGAGACTTATCTCCGAGAGGAAATTCGTTTAAAAGCAATTTTAGAAAATACAAGGGAATATTATTTCTTCCTAGATTTAGAGTTTAAGATTTTATCCTTAAATAAAAACGCAAAAAACTTTCTGCAATCTAGATTAGGAAGAAGTATATTTGAAGGTTATTCGATATTAGAATGTTTGCCTTTGGAAAAGGAAGAGATATTTGTAGAAAAATTTAATTATGCATTAAGTGGACAGATCATTCAATATGAATCTCATTTTTTCAATAATAATGAGAAAGAATGGTTTCAATTAAGATATTTACCTGTTAGAGATAAAAAAGGAAAAATTACTGGCGTCTGTTTTGTCTTTATGGATATAACGGATATTCGGTATACGAACGAGAGGTTAATACAGTTAAACCGCAATTTAGAGAATATTGTAAGCGAACGAACGAAAGAATTAAAAGATGAAGTAGCACAAAGAAAAAAAACTGAGGATCGACTAATTATTGCATTAGAGAAAGAAAAAGAACTAAATGAGCTTAAGTCAAAGTTTATAACTATGGTTTCTCATGAATTTAGAACTCCTATGACAGTTATATCTATGTCATCGCAAATTCTTGAAAATTATGGAGACACCTATAATAAATCAGATAGGGATAAACACTATAAACGAATTAAAGATGCTATTTTAAGTTTAAATAATTTGATGGAAGGTGTATTGAGTATTAGCCGGGCAGAAGCATCTAATATTCCTTTTGCTCCTAAGAAAGTGCATTTAGAGAAATTTTTACAAAATCTGATTTTAAATTATGAAACGATTCATTCTAAATATGAATTTATTTTAACCATTGAGAAAAATGAAAGGACTCACTATTCTCTGGATCTAAATCTATTATCCCATATACTCGATAATATTTTGAACAATGCAATTAAATATTCACCAAATAAAAATCTGATCAAAATAGATGTCAAATTTCCTAAGAAATATATTGAATTTGTAATAAAAGATTTTGGATTAGGAATACCGAAAGAAGACCAATCGCAAATCTTTCAAAGTTTTTACCGAGGAAAAAATGTTGGGAATATTTCAGGTACAGGCCTTGGTTTAAATTTAGTTAAAACATTTGTTGAATTGCATAATGGAAAAATATTTTTTGAAAGTTCCGAATTAGACGGAACTCAATTTCACGTAATTATACCCCAGGATGTTTAA
- a CDS encoding Smr/MutS family protein: MIEIYIRKLRYEEAKYKLERELQDAFMAGETLVQVVHGIGEGKLKQLTLDVASGYDFLKVINTESFIAPNPGVTKLEIMGLDKQDLKRYKK, from the coding sequence ATGATAGAAATATATATTCGAAAACTACGATACGAAGAAGCAAAATATAAATTAGAGAGAGAATTGCAAGATGCATTTATGGCAGGCGAAACTCTTGTCCAAGTTGTACACGGTATAGGGGAAGGGAAACTAAAACAACTTACTTTGGACGTTGCGAGCGGATACGATTTTTTAAAAGTAATCAACACAGAAAGTTTTATTGCTCCGAACCCCGGCGTTACCAAACTCGAAATCATGGGACTAGATAAACAGGATTTAAAAAGATACAAAAAATGA
- a CDS encoding 2-isopropylmalate synthase: MNEKKLEILDVTLRDGEQTQGVVFSGQEKLNIAKFLLLNAKADRVEIASARVSKGEKETVRTILNWADKENLSDRIEILGFVDKTASVDWILEAGAKTLNLLTKGSEKHLIHQLKKTPEAHLDEIKATIDYALLKGISVNVYMEDWSNGFLHSPDYVAKMAKAISDFPIQRLFLPDTLGVLSPDETFEAIHFMKQNVPNTKLEFHGHNDYDLAVANCLAAVKAGINGLHVSVNGLGERAGNSPFEAVITAVHDKLGIKTNIVESEITALSRLVEVFSGKRISDNRPIVGQDVFTQTAGIHADGDKKGNLYANAILPERFGRTRSYALGKLAGKASISENLKQLGMVLSPELEKKVLDKVIEMGDQGIIVSTEDLPFLIANLSGENLNTNFQILTCEVLSGKGISPQAKLNVKYKGKDFSAEGKGDGGYDAFMDALRKIALTNNFSIPELLDYQVRIPPGGKTSALVETIITWSGNLQNSQTNSFRTIGLDSDQISAAILATEKMLNLLLK; encoded by the coding sequence ATGAATGAGAAAAAATTAGAAATCTTAGACGTAACTCTTCGAGACGGAGAACAAACACAAGGTGTAGTATTTTCCGGACAAGAAAAGTTAAACATAGCCAAATTTTTATTACTTAATGCTAAAGCGGATCGAGTAGAAATCGCATCCGCTAGAGTATCCAAAGGCGAAAAGGAAACGGTTCGAACGATATTGAATTGGGCTGACAAAGAAAACCTTTCCGATAGAATTGAAATTTTAGGATTTGTAGACAAAACAGCGAGTGTGGATTGGATTTTAGAAGCAGGGGCTAAAACATTAAACCTACTCACAAAAGGATCCGAAAAACATCTAATTCATCAATTAAAAAAAACTCCGGAAGCACATTTAGATGAAATTAAAGCTACAATTGATTATGCGCTATTAAAAGGAATTTCTGTCAATGTATACATGGAGGATTGGTCTAACGGTTTTTTACATTCACCTGACTATGTAGCAAAAATGGCCAAGGCAATTTCTGATTTTCCAATTCAAAGGTTATTTCTGCCTGATACGTTAGGTGTTTTATCTCCAGACGAAACGTTTGAAGCAATTCATTTTATGAAACAAAATGTTCCAAACACAAAATTAGAATTTCACGGACACAATGACTATGACCTTGCAGTTGCAAACTGTCTAGCAGCGGTAAAAGCAGGAATAAATGGTTTGCATGTTTCCGTAAACGGACTCGGGGAAAGAGCAGGAAATTCTCCTTTTGAAGCAGTGATTACAGCCGTTCATGACAAGTTAGGAATAAAAACTAATATAGTAGAATCTGAAATAACAGCTCTTAGCCGCTTAGTAGAAGTATTCAGCGGAAAAAGAATTTCAGACAATAGACCTATTGTAGGACAAGACGTATTTACGCAAACTGCCGGGATTCATGCAGACGGAGATAAAAAAGGTAACTTGTATGCCAATGCAATTTTACCAGAAAGATTTGGACGTACGAGAAGTTATGCGCTAGGTAAACTTGCAGGTAAGGCAAGTATTTCCGAAAACTTAAAACAACTCGGAATGGTTCTAAGCCCTGAGTTAGAAAAAAAAGTATTAGATAAAGTAATTGAAATGGGAGACCAAGGAATCATTGTGTCTACTGAAGATTTGCCATTTTTAATTGCAAATCTATCCGGAGAAAACCTAAACACTAATTTTCAAATCCTAACTTGTGAAGTTTTATCTGGCAAAGGAATTTCTCCTCAAGCAAAACTAAACGTCAAATACAAAGGCAAAGACTTTAGTGCAGAGGGAAAGGGAGACGGAGGGTACGACGCATTTATGGACGCACTTAGAAAAATTGCACTTACGAATAATTTTTCGATACCAGAACTACTCGATTACCAAGTAAGAATTCCTCCCGGAGGAAAAACATCTGCGTTAGTCGAAACTATCATTACTTGGTCTGGAAACTTACAAAATAGCCAAACCAATTCATTTAGAACAATAGGACTTGATTCAGATCAAATCTCCGCCGCCATATTAGCAACCGAAAAAATGCTAAACTTACTCCTTAAATAA
- a CDS encoding aminoacyl-tRNA hydrolase, producing the protein MSGKLLIAGLGNPGDKYNGTRHSIGFAVIDKFADKFGASFNSDKKCPSTEILSHDKKVILIKPFEYMNLSGNGVALFMRKNGIIPSQLLVIHDEIDFEFAKCKMKIGGGHAGHNGLRDIIAKIGTADFHRLRVGVTKPTDGRVVADYVLSKFTPDEKTKLNEIYETCLQKIQDWIRLT; encoded by the coding sequence ATGAGCGGAAAACTTTTAATAGCCGGTCTCGGTAATCCGGGAGATAAATACAATGGAACAAGGCATAGTATTGGGTTCGCGGTAATAGATAAATTCGCCGACAAATTTGGAGCTAGTTTCAATTCGGATAAAAAATGTCCAAGTACAGAAATTCTCTCCCATGACAAGAAGGTAATCCTGATTAAACCTTTCGAATATATGAACCTTTCTGGAAATGGGGTAGCACTTTTCATGCGTAAAAATGGTATTATCCCATCACAGCTCCTAGTAATCCATGACGAAATTGACTTCGAATTTGCTAAATGCAAAATGAAGATAGGTGGAGGTCATGCAGGACACAACGGACTCCGCGACATAATAGCCAAAATTGGAACTGCCGATTTTCACAGACTAAGGGTTGGCGTAACAAAACCAACGGACGGAAGAGTCGTAGCGGATTATGTACTTAGCAAATTTACACCAGACGAAAAAACAAAGTTAAACGAAATATATGAAACCTGCCTTCAAAAAATCCAGGATTGGATTAGATTAACATGA
- the thrB gene encoding homoserine kinase — protein MNHKVYIRVPGTSANMGPGFDLLGMALKIYNEFYFTIDAHSNYTTLRVDNTPLPFSGKEDLLREGYNKYFGLFLPKTTPVAYNVKMDLNLPFKGGLGSSASALVAGFALGNFLHKKHFSKKFPVPNLEKILYQLAMIEGHPDNTTPALIGGFVFSYFHEGKLIYFKEKFPNSVSLFLFIPQIEVSTNDSRKKLPEVYPTEDLIFNMSRIATWLQFFKTKEFFHLERAVEDKIHTPYRIKPLPLLESVRDLAKKLGATFTLSGSGPSMLIFSEKKDEKKFLEKFQFELSKKKNSNIAYTIHKIEPDNSGLTLKETK, from the coding sequence ATGAATCATAAAGTTTATATACGTGTTCCGGGAACCTCCGCTAATATGGGACCCGGGTTTGATTTACTCGGAATGGCACTAAAAATTTACAATGAGTTTTATTTTACAATAGATGCACATTCTAACTACACAACTCTAAGAGTGGATAATACTCCTTTGCCTTTTTCTGGAAAAGAAGACTTACTTCGAGAAGGCTATAATAAATACTTTGGATTATTTTTGCCTAAAACAACTCCTGTAGCGTATAACGTTAAAATGGACTTGAACCTTCCTTTCAAAGGAGGACTTGGTTCTAGTGCGAGTGCGCTTGTGGCCGGTTTTGCGTTAGGAAACTTTCTACACAAAAAACATTTTTCCAAAAAATTTCCAGTGCCTAACTTAGAAAAGATTTTATATCAACTTGCAATGATTGAAGGGCATCCAGATAATACAACTCCTGCACTCATTGGTGGATTTGTATTTTCTTATTTTCACGAAGGGAAATTAATCTATTTTAAAGAAAAATTTCCAAACTCTGTTTCATTGTTTTTATTTATTCCTCAAATAGAAGTTTCAACTAACGATTCAAGAAAAAAACTACCGGAAGTTTATCCAACAGAAGATTTGATTTTTAATATGAGTCGAATCGCTACTTGGTTACAATTTTTTAAAACAAAAGAATTTTTTCATCTAGAACGTGCTGTGGAGGATAAGATACATACCCCGTATAGAATAAAGCCACTCCCCCTACTCGAATCCGTTCGCGATTTAGCAAAAAAACTTGGAGCTACTTTTACCCTTTCGGGTAGTGGTCCAAGTATGCTAATTTTTTCCGAAAAAAAAGACGAAAAAAAATTTCTAGAAAAATTTCAATTCGAACTTTCAAAAAAGAAAAATTCCAATATTGCCTACACCATTCATAAAATAGAACCGGATAATAGTGGTTTAACTCTGAAGGAAACTAAATAG
- the pyk gene encoding pyruvate kinase, with amino-acid sequence MNFMNKKTKIVCTIGPASASEKMISDLIDAGMDVARMNFSHSDHSTHKKVFDTLRICEQRSGRPLGILADLQGPKIRTGKMKDGPFDVHTGDKIYINTKNDFLGTKEEISTTYKSLISDIDVGHKVLIDDGKILLTVVSKEAERALLEVIVGGTIKDNKGINLPGTPVTAPALSEKDIEDLKFALSLGVDYIALSFVRRASDLEIARQYMHGTFTGLIAKIERPEAIKNIDEIIEACDGIMIARGDMGVELDTERVPIIQKELIRKMNLLGKPVITATQMLESMIDNPRPTRAEASDVANAVLDGTDAVMLSAESASGKYPLESVSIMSKIIHEAETIYSNYEIHRRTNRPTDATERVALGTAAEQISDSIGAKGIVNFTRSGLSARVAAQFRPQVPIFSFTPFLLTARKMKLLRGVYPFNIPIMDKFTDMINYMQEKLSKEGILKTGDKVVILSGTPGGEANTVDFVQIYHFK; translated from the coding sequence ATGAACTTTATGAACAAAAAAACTAAGATAGTTTGCACAATTGGACCCGCTTCTGCTAGTGAAAAAATGATTTCTGATTTAATTGATGCTGGTATGGATGTGGCTAGGATGAATTTTTCCCATTCCGATCACTCTACGCATAAAAAAGTCTTCGATACCCTAAGAATCTGTGAACAGAGATCTGGTAGACCACTTGGAATTTTAGCGGATTTACAGGGTCCTAAAATTCGAACAGGAAAAATGAAAGATGGTCCTTTCGATGTTCATACTGGGGACAAAATTTACATCAACACAAAGAATGATTTTCTTGGAACAAAAGAAGAGATTAGTACAACTTATAAAAGTTTAATTTCTGATATTGATGTTGGCCATAAAGTTTTAATTGATGACGGAAAAATCTTACTCACTGTAGTTTCAAAGGAAGCAGAGCGAGCATTATTAGAAGTAATCGTTGGGGGAACCATTAAGGACAACAAAGGTATTAATCTTCCCGGTACACCTGTAACCGCTCCTGCACTTTCCGAAAAAGACATTGAAGATTTAAAATTTGCTCTATCGCTTGGTGTGGATTATATTGCGTTAAGTTTTGTAAGAAGGGCATCGGATTTAGAAATCGCAAGACAATACATGCACGGCACATTTACAGGACTCATAGCAAAAATAGAACGTCCCGAAGCAATTAAAAACATAGATGAAATCATAGAAGCTTGTGATGGAATTATGATTGCACGCGGTGACATGGGCGTTGAATTGGATACAGAAAGAGTTCCTATCATTCAAAAAGAATTAATTCGAAAAATGAATTTACTTGGCAAACCAGTGATAACCGCTACGCAAATGTTAGAGTCTATGATTGATAATCCAAGACCTACAAGAGCAGAAGCGAGTGATGTGGCAAATGCTGTGTTAGACGGAACAGATGCAGTGATGCTTTCTGCAGAATCGGCTAGTGGTAAATATCCGCTAGAGTCAGTATCAATTATGAGTAAAATTATTCATGAAGCAGAAACTATCTATTCAAATTATGAAATTCATCGAAGAACCAATCGACCAACAGACGCAACGGAACGTGTAGCTCTCGGAACTGCGGCAGAACAAATTTCTGATTCTATTGGAGCAAAAGGAATTGTGAATTTTACAAGAAGTGGACTTTCCGCTAGAGTTGCCGCTCAATTTAGACCTCAGGTGCCTATTTTTTCTTTTACTCCTTTTTTATTGACTGCGCGTAAAATGAAATTACTCCGAGGTGTGTATCCCTTTAATATTCCTATCATGGATAAATTTACAGATATGATTAACTATATGCAAGAAAAACTTTCGAAAGAAGGAATATTAAAAACAGGCGACAAAGTTGTAATTCTTTCCGGTACTCCAGGAGGAGAAGCGAATACTGTTGATTTTGTGCAAATTTACCATTTTAAGTAA